A stretch of DNA from Desulfovibrio desulfuricans DSM 642:
CGCGAATGGTTCAAGATGCCCATGAAAACCGGCGACCTGCACATCATGGATGTGTACCAGTCGCACTTTACGAGCAAGCTCATCATCACCGTTTCATGCGCGGTGACGGATGACAAGGACAACATCGTGGGCGTCATTGGCGTGGACATCCAGCTTGAACTGCTTCTGAAACGCGCGCGCGCCCTTCAGCAGGAAGTGGCGGCAGCAGACGACAGCGACAACGACTAAGGTAAGGAAATTCCATGAACAAGAGAATCTACTGGATCGAAGGCGATGGCATTGGCCCCGAAATCTGGAAGGCCGCGCGCCCTGTCATTGAAGCTGCCCTTGCTGCCGAAAATACCGGCATCAATCTGGAGTGGACAGAGCTGCTGGCGGGCGACAAGGCCGTGAAAGAAACTGGCTCTCCCCTGCCGGAAGAAACCATGCAGACCCTGCGCAGCGCAGAACTTGCCATGAAGGGCCCCCTCGGCACCCCCGTGGGAACGGGTATCCGCAGCCTCAACGTGGCTTTGCGCCAGGGGCTTGATCTCTACGCCTGCATCCGCCCGGTGCGTCACTTTGAAGGGCTTGAAACTCCCGTCAAACACCCCGAGCGCGTCAACATGGTCATTTTCCGCGAAAATACCGAAGACGTTTACGCCGGTGTGGAATTTGCCGCGGGGACCCCCGAGGCCCGCAAGCTTATCACCTTCCTGCGTGAAGAACTGGGCGTGAACAAAGTGGGCGATGCCGCCGCAGTGGGCATCAAACCCATGACCGAGGCTGGCTCCAAGCGTCTGGTGCGCCGCGCCCTTCGCTTTGCCCTGGACCAGAAGCAGCAGAGCCTCACCCTTGTGCACAAGGGCAATATCATGAAGTTCACCGAAGGCGCCTTCCGCCAGTGGGGCTACGATGTGGCCGCGCAGGAATTTGGCGACCTCACCTGCACGGAAAAGGAACCCGTGGCTGGGCGTCTGGTGATCAAAGACCGCATTGCCGACGCCATGTTCCAGGAGGCGCTGCTGCGCCCCGAGCAGTACCAGATTCTCGCCACGCCCAACCTCAACGGAGACTATATCTCTGACGCGCTGGCGGCGCAGGTGGGCGGCCTTGGGCTGGCCCCCGGCGTCAACATGTCGGACACCCTGGCCTTTTACGAAGCCACCCACGGCACGGCTCCCACCATTGCGGGCAAGAACAAGGCCAACCCCGGCAGCGTCATTTTGTGCGGCGCGCTGATGCTTGAACACATCGGCGTGCCCAAGGCGGCCGAGCGCATCCGCAATGCCGTGAGCAAGGCCATTGCCGCCAAGGCCGTGACCGAAGACCTCGCCGCTCAGGTGCCCGGTTCGCGCACTGTGGGTTGCGTGGAGTTCGGCGAAATCATCGGCGCAAATCTGTAGATATGTTAGCCCGTAGCCGAAAGGTTACGGGCTTTACTTCTGCATGCTGCGCGGGCCAGATGCATGGCTAGTCATACGGCCAATTGCCCGGCCAGATGCATACTCTTGAAGGTAGAATATGAAGAAAAGGAGTGTCTTTACGGCTCTGTTCGGAGGTCAACCGACTGACGGGCGCAACCGCAAGGTGCTCCTTTTATTCCTCCTGCTCTGGCTTGAATGAAGGACTACACCATGATTTCACTGGACAATCTGCTGCTGTTTGTTCCTCTGGCGGCAATTCTAGTCATATTGCCCGGGCCTGATTTTGCGCTTATTGCCAAAATTTCGCTCATGAATGGTCGCCCGCAGGGGCAGGCCTCGGCAGTGGGCGTGGCCCTTGGCATCTGTGTGCACACCACGGCAGCCATGCTGGGCATTTCGGCCATCATCGCCCAGTCCGTGCTGTGGTTCAGCATCCTCAAATATGTGGGCGCGGCCTATCTGGTGTGGCTGGGCATTCAGGCCATACGCGCCGGGCAACGTGCTGGCCAGCCTGTAAGCGCGGCGGTAGTTAAAACGGCGCCGGAGCCGAATCCCGCCCGGTCAGTGCAACGTCTGACGTTGCGCCAATGGCTGCACTTCTTCGGCCAGGGCTTTCTGACCAATGCGCTGAATCCCAAGGCTGTGCTGATTTTTCTGACTTTTCTCCCCCAGTTCATGGATCCCCACGCACCGCTTGCCCCGCAGTTTCTCACCCTGGGAAGCATCATGTCTGGACTGTGTCTGTTCTGGTATGTGCCGCTGGCCTATATGTTGGGCCGCATCCGGCACATCTTTGAGAACAGCCGCTTCCAGAAGTGGATGCAGCGCTGCACTGGCCTTGTGTTCATAGCCTTTGGCCTCAAACTGGCCACGGCGCAAGCTGGAGCCGATTAACTTTGAGAATATGCATTCTCCAAGGTTAAGACACGCACGTTCCGGCGCTTAACAGCGCAAGCAAATAGCGTTGCTGTCTTCATCCGTAAGGCTCACAAGTTCGCCAACGGCTGAAGCTGCGTTACGCCTACACGGCGGGCGTCTGCTTATGCAGGCGCCAGAGCATTTCAGCTTTGAAATACTCTAGCTAACCCGCGGCGCGCCAGCGACCCGCAAACCCCTGAAGGTCTGCCATGATCGAAATTGTGAACAGTTCTGTGGTGATTGACGCCAACGGCATAAACATGGCTGAAGAAGCCCGCGCCAAGGGCGTGGACATTGAAGCCGCCCGCAAAAACAGCCTTTCCGCCCGCATTCTGGCGGCGCACAATACCGGCACGGACGACAACGTGCTGCGCATCCGCTTTGACGCAATGGCCTCGCACGACATCACCTACGTGGGTATTGTGCAGACGGCCCGCGCCAGCGGCCTCAAGGAATTTCCCGTCCCTTACGCACTGACCAACTGCCACAACAGCCTGTGCGCCGTGGGCGGCACCATCAACGAGGACGACCATCTCTTCGGTCTTTCCGCTGCCCGCAAGTACGGCGGCATCTTTGTGCCCCCGCATCTGGCGGTCATCCACCAGTATGTGCGCGAAATGATGACCAAGTGCGGCGGCATGATCCTTGGATCAGACAGCCACACCCGCTACGGCGCGCTGGGCGTCATGGCCATTGGCGAAGGCGGGCCGGAACTGGTCAAGCAGCTGCTTGGCAAGACCTACGATGTGACCAATCCGCAAAAGGTTGTGGTATGGCTTGAGGGCGCGCCTCGCCCCGGCGTTGGCCCGCAGGACGTGGCTCTTGCCATCATTGGCGCGGTGTTCAAAAACGGCTTTGTGAAGAACAAGGTCATGGAATTCATGGGCCCCGGCGTGGCGGGTCTTTCTGTGGAATACCGCTGCGGCATTGACGTCATGACCACGGAAACCACCTGTCTGTCGTCCATCTGGACCACTGACGAAAAGGTGCGCGACTACATGGCCATGCACGGCCGCGCGGACGACTACGCCGAGCTGCGGCTTGAAAGCCCGGCCTGCTACGATGGCCTTATCCGCGTTGATCTGAGCAGGATTGTGCCCATGATCGCCCTGCCCTTCCACCCCAGCAACGTGTACCCCGTGGCCGAAGTTGCCAAGCACGGGGCCGAACTGTTGGCCGAAGTGGAAGCCGAAGCCCTGCGCCAGTTTGGTGATGCGGCCAAGGGCCTGAACATGCGCGCCAAGGTGCGCGATGGCGGCGTGTGGGTGGATCAGGGCATCATTGCTGGCTGCGCTGGCGGCAATTTTGAAAATATCGCCCTGGCTGCCGCCATTCTGGACGGCAAATCCACGGGCAATCAGGCCTTCAATCTGGCCGTGTACCCCGCCAGCGAACCGCAGGGCCTTGCGCTCGTCAAAAACGGCGCAACCGCCAAGCTCATGCTTGCAGGCGCGGTGATGAAGACGGCCTTCTGCGGCCCCTGTTTCGGCGCTGGCGATACCCCGGCCCACGGGGCGCTCTCCATCCGCCACACCACCCGCAACTTCCCCAACCGCGAAGGCTCCAAGCCTTCCAACGGGCAGGTTTCCACGGTGGCCCTCATGGACGCCCGCTCCATCGCCGCCACTGCGGCCAACGGCGGTCGCCTCACCCCGGCAACAGAGCTTGACTGGTCAGCGCCCGCGCTGGCCAATGTCGATCTTTCCTACTCCTTTGAGCCGCTCATCTACCACAGCCGCGTGTACAACGGCTTTGGCAAGGCGGAACCCGAAGCCCAGCTCGTGCGCGGCCCCAACATTGCCGACTGGCCGAGCATGAGCCCCCTGCCCGAACATCTGCTCCTGCAGGTGGTAAGCGTGATCACCGACCCGGTCACCACTACGGACGAGCTGATTCCCTCCGGCGAAACTTCGTCCCTGCGCTCCAACCCGCTCAAACTGGCGGAATACACGCTTTCCCGCAAAGACCCCGGCTATGTGGACCGCGCCAAGGCCGTCAACGCCATGGAAGCCGCCCGCCTCGCCAATCCCGCCGATGCGGAACTGCTTGCCAAGGCGCGGGGACTCTTTGCTGTGTGCGGTCTTGACGTGTTGCAGGGCGCAGCCGACCTCAAGCAGGTGGGCCTTGGCTCCACAATCTTTGCCGTAAAGCCCGGCGATGGCTCGGCCCGCGAACAGGCGGCTTCCTGCCAGAAAGTGCTGGGCGGCTGGGCCAACATGGCTGTTGAATACGCCACCAAGCGTTACCGCTCCAACCTTATCAACTGGGGCATGCTGCCCTTTATTGTTGATCCCTCGCTGGCTGACAGCCTGAAAGTCGGCGACTGGCTTGTGGTGCCCAACGTGCGCAGCGCCGTGCAGAACGCCGACCCCAGCTTCACCGGCTACGTTGCCAGCGAAGGCGGGCAGGCTCAGCAGATCAGCCTGGCCCTCAAGGAACTGACCAGTGATGAACGCAAGATCATCCTCAATGGCTGCCTGATCAACTTCTACAACAGCTAGGCGAGAGTTTTGCGGGGGAGGGACCCTTTAAAAAGGGTCTCCTCCCCCGTACCCCCACCCCCCTGAATTTTTTCTTCTGCTATCTGGAGTGGCTAACAAGGCCATTCAAAACACCAAAAGGCCTCTGTGGAGCAGTTCCACAGAGGCCTTTTTAATTTCTGGCTGGCAGAAAAGTCTTACTTGGCGGATTTCTTGTCTGCCTTTTTGTCAGCTTTCTTGTCCGCCTTGGCGTCTGCTTTGGCATCGGGCTTGGCTGCGGCAGGCTGGGCTTCTTGCACTGCGGGGACTTTTTCCAGTTCCTGCTTGATGGCGGCCTTGAGTTCTTCGCTGGCGGTGGCGTCAGTCAGGCCCGCGCGCAAATGTTCCGCGCCGCGCTTGGGGTCTTCGAGAAAATAGATGTACAGCACGCCGAGGCTGTAACGCACGGAGGCTTCGTCCTTGATCTTAACGACCTGCTCAAGGGCTTCGGCGGCTTCCTTGTGGCGGCCCTGATTGTGCTGGATTACGCCAAGCAGGTACAGGGGCTTGGGATTGCTCACGTCCATGGTCACGGCGCGCTGGGCAAAGGTTTCCGCCGCATCCCAGTTCTGCGCGGTCACAAGGTGCTCGATCAGATGAATAAGAGCGCCGAGATCCTGCGAATTTTCCGCAACCTGACGCATGAGCTTGCCCACGGTCTGGGCATCTTCGCCAGTTTCGCCCCCGCCCATTCCCTGCTGTTGACGGGCCGCCACAGTGAGATGCGGATTCTGGAACCGCGCCTTGAGCGAAGCCCCAAGCATCACGGCCAGCGCAACAGCCAACGCGATAATGAGTATCCGGGCAGAAAGGTTGCCTTTTTTCGTATCAGTCATGATTGAGCATCTCCATCTGGGCAAGGCGCGCGGCCAGTGAACGCTGGCGAGCCGCCAGAAAAGCCATATACGAGCCAATGCCAATCCACACGGCGGCATTGGCCATGATTACCCATGTCAGTGTATCCATAGTTCCTCCGGGTGGAGTGAATGATTCCAGTTACGGGCCAAAATATCAGGCATTCAGCCGATTTTGCGCCAGCGCGTCAAGGCGGTCGCGCAGATCAAGCTGGCGTTTGCGCAGCCACACCAGGGCCGCCCACAGCAGGCCAAAACAGGCCACGCAGGCAATGACGGTAATACGCATTTCAGGCTCCAGCCCGCCGCCCTTGCTGCCAAAAACAGCCGGATGGATTGACCGCCAGATGCGCGCCGACATAAAGACCAGCGGCACATCCAGAAAGGCCACCACGCCCACCACGGCGCACACCGTATTGCGGCGCTGCGGCGGCAGGTCAAGCCCGCGCAAAACCAGATAGCCCGCGTACACGAACCACATGATCAGGGTTGTGGTCAGGCGCGGATCCCACGTCCACCACACGCCCCACGAGCGGCGCGCCCAGAGCATGCCCGTGACCAGCGCAAGGCCGCCCAGCAGCACGCCCACTTCTGCGGCGGCGGCAGCCAGCCTGTCCGCAGCGGGATTACGCCGCCACAGGTAGGCCACAGATGCGCCAAACACCACAAAAAAACTCACCAGTGCCCACCACGACATGGGCAGGTGGATGTAAAATATCTTTTGCGCCAGCCCCAGGGTCACTTCCTCGGGGGCATAGGCAAACACAAGCCACTGACAGGCGGCAAAGGCAACGCCCCCCAGCAGGGCCAGAATCTGCGGCAACGCCGAACACTTGGGCATTACTCGTCCCCCGCGTAGATGTATCCAAACAGCAAAAGCCCGGCACCAAGAAAAACTGCGTCAAAGGCGGCGGCAACGCCGAGCCACGCCCCCGGCCCATCCGGGTTGGGGGCGCCGAGGGCCTGCGCCCCCACGCTGATACCCGCCAGCAAAAGCGGCGTCAGCAGCGGAAAAAGCACAATGCTCAGCAAAGACTCACGGGCGGCCTGCCCCTGCGCCAGCGCCCCCAGCAGGGAGCCAAGGGCGCACATGCCGATATCCGTCAGCACAAGGGCCAGCAGAGCCTCGGGCAATGGCCCGCTGAGATCCTGCCCCAGAAAGACAACCGCCGCTGGCAGAAAAACAACCTGCGCCAGCACCAGCAGGGCAAGCCCCGCGCAGCCCTTGCCAAGCCATACGGCCTGCACCGGGGCGGGGCACAACAAAAGCCCGAGGCGGGAATTGTTAACTTCTTCCAGCGCATAGAGCTGGTTGAAAATAAGCACCTGACAAAAGGCGGAACTTATCCAGAACACAGCCGCAGCGCCCTGGGGTGCCATGCGCTCGCCAATGCCCTGCGACAGGCTAAATACAAAAAGCAGCAAAAGCCCGAGCAGCAAGGCCTGCACCAGCCCGCTGCCACGCGCCAGCGTCAGGGCCAGATCCTTGCGGGTCATGGCAAACATCAGGCGCAGCATGCGGGGCCTCCCTGCGTGCGTTCAGAGGCCTCTGCGGCAGCGCCAGCCAAGGTTTCCACCGGGGCAAATCCGCCAAAGCCAGCGGGGGAGCCGTCATAGGCCAGTTTGCGGTGTTCCAGCGCCAGCAGCCTGTCGGCCAGTGGGGCGTCGCCCGCCAGATCGTGGCTGATAAGCACCACGCATGCCCCGCGCTGCCGCGCTGCAAGAATCTCGCGCCGCAGCAGGGCCAGCGAACCCACATCAAGACCTGTGCCGGGTTCGTCCAGCAGGAGCACGTCCGGGGCCTGCATGAGCACCCGCGCAAGATTCAGGCGCTGGGCCATACCGCGCGAGAACACGCCCGCCCGTTCGTGGGCGTGGGCTTCCAGCCCCACGCGGGCCAGCCCGGCCATAATGTCGTCACGCGTCAGCTTGAGGCCGTAGGCGTCGCGCCAGAAGGCCAGATTTTCCACCGCCGTGAGACCGGGATACAGAAAGGTAGCGTGCCCCAGATAACCCACGCGGGCCTGATCGGCCACGTTGGCAGCGCCAGCGCTTGGGCGGGAAAGCCCTGCCATGATGCGCATGAGGGTGCTCTTGCCCGCGCCGTTGCCGCCCACAAGCAGCGAGACACTCCCCGCAGCAAGAGCGCAGCTTACGTCTTTAAAGACGACCTTGACGCCATAGACCTTGGCAACGCGCACAAGTTCCAGCAAGAGGGCCTCCTGCGGCTAGGCCGCGCTGTTCTCTCTGTCCGACTCCGGCGCGGGATTCTTGCGGCGGCGCAGACCGGCAAGCGGCACAAGGCACATGATGGTGCCGCCGATCCACAGCCAGTTGACCAGCGGCTCAACACTGACCTTGACCACAACCCTGGAGCTTTCGTCCAGCCCCAGCAGGGAGGCGTAGATTTCGTTGCCAAGGCCGGGGATCACGTCCACTTCGGAGAACTGCATGGTACCGAACTTGTCGTACAGGCGGCGCTCCGGCGCGACAATGCCGATGGATTTGCCATCCTTGAAGATTTCCAGCCGTGCGGCGATAAATTCATGGTCAACGCGGCGGCCCTCGCCCAGTTCGAGCAAGGTGGCAGTATAGCTGCCCACGGTGCTGCTTTCGCCCTTGGCGAGGATCATTTCGCGGTCAGTGGTGTACGGGCCGGAAAAGGAGATGCCAATGGCAACCAGCGCCATGCCTATGTGCGCGCCCAGCGCCCCGATGGTGACAGGCTGCGAACGGTTGGCCTTGTCAGCCAGCAGCATGACGGCCCCAAGCACAATAGCCACAGCGGCGGAAGCGCCCAGCAGGGCCGTGGGCTGATGGTAGCCCAGCGTCCAGATAACCCCGGCGCTGACTGCAAAGGCCCCGATCACGGCAAAAAAGC
This window harbors:
- a CDS encoding cytochrome c biogenesis protein encodes the protein MPKCSALPQILALLGGVAFAACQWLVFAYAPEEVTLGLAQKIFYIHLPMSWWALVSFFVVFGASVAYLWRRNPAADRLAAAAAEVGVLLGGLALVTGMLWARRSWGVWWTWDPRLTTTLIMWFVYAGYLVLRGLDLPPQRRNTVCAVVGVVAFLDVPLVFMSARIWRSIHPAVFGSKGGGLEPEMRITVIACVACFGLLWAALVWLRKRQLDLRDRLDALAQNRLNA
- a CDS encoding CcmD family protein, which codes for MDTLTWVIMANAAVWIGIGSYMAFLAARQRSLAARLAQMEMLNHD
- a CDS encoding heme exporter protein CcmB codes for the protein MLRLMFAMTRKDLALTLARGSGLVQALLLGLLLLFVFSLSQGIGERMAPQGAAAVFWISSAFCQVLIFNQLYALEEVNNSRLGLLLCPAPVQAVWLGKGCAGLALLVLAQVVFLPAAVVFLGQDLSGPLPEALLALVLTDIGMCALGSLLGALAQGQAARESLLSIVLFPLLTPLLLAGISVGAQALGAPNPDGPGAWLGVAAAFDAVFLGAGLLLFGYIYAGDE
- the icd gene encoding NADP-dependent isocitrate dehydrogenase encodes the protein MNKRIYWIEGDGIGPEIWKAARPVIEAALAAENTGINLEWTELLAGDKAVKETGSPLPEETMQTLRSAELAMKGPLGTPVGTGIRSLNVALRQGLDLYACIRPVRHFEGLETPVKHPERVNMVIFRENTEDVYAGVEFAAGTPEARKLITFLREELGVNKVGDAAAVGIKPMTEAGSKRLVRRALRFALDQKQQSLTLVHKGNIMKFTEGAFRQWGYDVAAQEFGDLTCTEKEPVAGRLVIKDRIADAMFQEALLRPEQYQILATPNLNGDYISDALAAQVGGLGLAPGVNMSDTLAFYEATHGTAPTIAGKNKANPGSVILCGALMLEHIGVPKAAERIRNAVSKAIAAKAVTEDLAAQVPGSRTVGCVEFGEIIGANL
- a CDS encoding LysE family translocator; amino-acid sequence: MISLDNLLLFVPLAAILVILPGPDFALIAKISLMNGRPQGQASAVGVALGICVHTTAAMLGISAIIAQSVLWFSILKYVGAAYLVWLGIQAIRAGQRAGQPVSAAVVKTAPEPNPARSVQRLTLRQWLHFFGQGFLTNALNPKAVLIFLTFLPQFMDPHAPLAPQFLTLGSIMSGLCLFWYVPLAYMLGRIRHIFENSRFQKWMQRCTGLVFIAFGLKLATAQAGAD
- a CDS encoding ABC transporter ATP-binding protein, which translates into the protein MLELVRVAKVYGVKVVFKDVSCALAAGSVSLLVGGNGAGKSTLMRIMAGLSRPSAGAANVADQARVGYLGHATFLYPGLTAVENLAFWRDAYGLKLTRDDIMAGLARVGLEAHAHERAGVFSRGMAQRLNLARVLMQAPDVLLLDEPGTGLDVGSLALLRREILAARQRGACVVLISHDLAGDAPLADRLLALEHRKLAYDGSPAGFGGFAPVETLAGAAAEASERTQGGPACCA
- a CDS encoding hydratase — translated: MIEIVNSSVVIDANGINMAEEARAKGVDIEAARKNSLSARILAAHNTGTDDNVLRIRFDAMASHDITYVGIVQTARASGLKEFPVPYALTNCHNSLCAVGGTINEDDHLFGLSAARKYGGIFVPPHLAVIHQYVREMMTKCGGMILGSDSHTRYGALGVMAIGEGGPELVKQLLGKTYDVTNPQKVVVWLEGAPRPGVGPQDVALAIIGAVFKNGFVKNKVMEFMGPGVAGLSVEYRCGIDVMTTETTCLSSIWTTDEKVRDYMAMHGRADDYAELRLESPACYDGLIRVDLSRIVPMIALPFHPSNVYPVAEVAKHGAELLAEVEAEALRQFGDAAKGLNMRAKVRDGGVWVDQGIIAGCAGGNFENIALAAAILDGKSTGNQAFNLAVYPASEPQGLALVKNGATAKLMLAGAVMKTAFCGPCFGAGDTPAHGALSIRHTTRNFPNREGSKPSNGQVSTVALMDARSIAATAANGGRLTPATELDWSAPALANVDLSYSFEPLIYHSRVYNGFGKAEPEAQLVRGPNIADWPSMSPLPEHLLLQVVSVITDPVTTTDELIPSGETSSLRSNPLKLAEYTLSRKDPGYVDRAKAVNAMEAARLANPADAELLAKARGLFAVCGLDVLQGAADLKQVGLGSTIFAVKPGDGSAREQAASCQKVLGGWANMAVEYATKRYRSNLINWGMLPFIVDPSLADSLKVGDWLVVPNVRSAVQNADPSFTGYVASEGGQAQQISLALKELTSDERKIILNGCLINFYNS